In Acaryochloris marina S15, a single genomic region encodes these proteins:
- a CDS encoding SIS domain-containing protein encodes MSYQSDVLEQPQVLRTLIHTYQHHKVWSLLAAYPQRSILLTGMGASYNALYPAWFYLNQQGKTALHLETSALIHYLPTLLEGPSIIVAVSQSGESIEIQKLVEQIESHRHHNAQSPVLISVTNSAQNTLADHSDVALPTAAGPEVGIATKTYTSSMLVLHFIARALVGQLQPQDFEYGDAIASHTQTFLKESQTDISTAFNTLKASTYISIIGRGPALATANNAALMLKEGVRLPAEGYSGGQFRHGPREMIVPQIGSIVLTSPDTTLGINQRLASDILDYGGQVVCIGQPTVGTTHISLPEIEDVFLHPLLEILPIQLLVAQLANQQNMTPGEFRWSGKVVDQE; translated from the coding sequence ATGAGTTATCAGTCTGATGTGCTGGAACAACCCCAAGTTCTACGCACGCTTATTCACACCTATCAGCACCATAAAGTTTGGTCTCTCTTAGCTGCATATCCCCAGAGATCTATCCTCCTCACAGGTATGGGGGCTTCCTACAATGCCCTCTATCCCGCTTGGTTTTACTTAAATCAGCAGGGTAAGACCGCCTTACATCTCGAAACATCTGCTTTAATTCACTACCTTCCTACTCTGCTAGAGGGACCGAGCATTATCGTGGCTGTCTCTCAATCTGGAGAGAGTATTGAAATCCAGAAATTAGTGGAGCAAATTGAATCTCATCGTCATCACAATGCACAGTCCCCTGTGCTGATTAGCGTTACGAACTCCGCCCAAAATACGTTGGCAGACCATAGCGATGTTGCTTTGCCCACTGCAGCCGGCCCAGAAGTGGGTATTGCGACAAAAACCTATACCAGTTCGATGTTAGTGCTTCACTTTATCGCCAGGGCATTAGTCGGTCAGCTGCAACCTCAAGATTTTGAGTACGGGGATGCGATCGCATCCCATACCCAAACCTTTCTGAAAGAAAGTCAAACCGACATTTCCACAGCGTTTAATACCCTAAAAGCGAGTACCTATATCAGCATTATTGGCCGTGGTCCGGCCTTGGCAACCGCAAACAATGCCGCCTTGATGCTCAAAGAAGGGGTTCGCTTACCTGCTGAGGGCTATTCAGGGGGTCAGTTTCGCCATGGCCCCAGAGAAATGATCGTTCCTCAGATTGGCTCGATCGTCTTAACCAGCCCTGATACCACTCTGGGCATCAATCAACGCCTTGCATCCGATATTTTAGATTATGGGGGGCAAGTGGTTTGTATCGGCCAGCCCACCGTAGGTACAACCCATATTTCACTGCCCGAGATTGAGGACGTTTTCCTTCATCCCCTGTTAGAAATTTTGCCCATTCAGCTATTGGTTGCCCAGTTGGCGAATCAACAGAATATGACACCTGGAGAATTTCGCTGGTCTGGAAAAGTCGTTGATCAGGAATAG
- a CDS encoding allophycocyanin subunit beta — MENTITSVITSFDLQGKYIDGGALQQLKHSFQIDEPRVEAAAIIRDNAAEIVKEAVAKSLDVSGSDALPTTRRYAACVRDLDFYLRYATYAMVAGDTAILDERVLNGLKETYLALGVSLTATIKAIRAMNEVASEVVGPAAGREMSPYFEHLCAGLS, encoded by the coding sequence ATGGAAAACACAATCACCTCTGTGATTACCTCATTTGACCTTCAAGGCAAATACATTGATGGTGGTGCTTTACAGCAGCTCAAGCATAGCTTCCAAATTGATGAACCGAGAGTTGAGGCCGCTGCTATCATCCGCGACAACGCAGCAGAAATTGTCAAAGAGGCGGTTGCTAAATCCTTGGATGTATCGGGTAGCGATGCTTTGCCAACGACCCGTCGTTATGCGGCATGTGTACGGGATCTAGATTTTTATCTTCGCTATGCAACCTACGCAATGGTTGCTGGTGATACGGCCATTTTGGATGAGCGAGTGCTGAATGGTCTCAAAGAAACATACCTAGCTTTGGGCGTGTCTCTCACTGCGACTATCAAGGCCATTCGGGCCATGAATGAGGTTGCCAGTGAAGTAGTGGGTCCTGCAGCAGGACGTGAGATGAGCCCCTATTTTGAGCATCTCTGTGCAGGCTTGAGCTAA
- a CDS encoding SPOR domain-containing protein, translating into MTVESEMSLFRQHQTLAELPHNIEEEASKPQMLPETSQSEARAAEEPLADNASQDAIPAALELEDVAEDLTPSELALFQVETESAVDSENSETNLEQQEAVLEPSPRFKRSADVAGAPLPSETAENDPHVSKLDPAIEDYLDSSTALRQHLEDAVAEPETPPETNNNPFTPKKIMFLLGGSIVGAFIVVLFLNVTGLRNKLWPPKQPRPSAQVPDSSPSQASSPPTVKPRESTTATTSPPGPDLSKKEFSDVNLESLSRLEPKPSASPSPASPAASPTPKPPKPTSETPKPSATLSQEPAPILKNQTSETGLFYVVIPYNNAASLQKTQKLVPTAFLTNGTGGQQVQAGALESIEAAKRLAKRLRSKGLSAAIIAPN; encoded by the coding sequence ATGACTGTTGAATCTGAAATGTCTCTGTTTCGCCAGCATCAGACTCTGGCGGAGTTGCCTCACAATATAGAGGAAGAGGCCAGTAAACCACAGATGCTACCTGAGACGTCACAGTCAGAGGCGAGAGCCGCCGAGGAACCCCTGGCTGACAATGCATCACAAGACGCTATCCCTGCTGCATTAGAGCTAGAAGATGTTGCAGAGGATCTCACCCCATCTGAACTCGCACTATTCCAGGTTGAAACCGAATCCGCTGTTGATTCAGAGAACAGTGAGACAAACCTGGAACAACAAGAAGCAGTATTAGAACCTTCACCCAGATTTAAGCGTTCTGCTGACGTTGCTGGAGCACCGTTGCCCTCTGAGACAGCCGAGAATGATCCTCATGTTTCTAAACTAGACCCAGCTATTGAAGACTATCTCGATTCTTCCACAGCCTTACGTCAGCATCTTGAAGATGCTGTTGCTGAACCTGAGACGCCACCAGAAACCAATAACAATCCTTTTACCCCCAAAAAAATTATGTTCCTCCTGGGGGGTAGCATTGTGGGAGCATTTATCGTGGTGCTGTTTCTCAATGTCACGGGCTTACGCAATAAACTATGGCCACCCAAACAGCCTCGGCCATCTGCACAAGTTCCAGATTCCAGTCCATCTCAAGCGTCCAGTCCTCCAACCGTTAAGCCCAGAGAGTCGACTACTGCGACCACGTCACCACCAGGGCCCGACTTATCTAAAAAGGAGTTTTCTGATGTCAACTTGGAGAGCTTGAGTCGCCTTGAGCCTAAGCCTAGTGCATCCCCCTCTCCAGCATCTCCTGCCGCCAGCCCAACCCCTAAGCCTCCAAAACCGACTAGCGAAACTCCAAAACCATCAGCGACACTATCCCAGGAGCCTGCTCCCATTTTGAAGAATCAGACATCAGAGACAGGCTTGTTTTATGTGGTGATTCCTTATAACAATGCAGCCTCTCTCCAGAAAACCCAAAAACTAGTACCCACTGCTTTCCTGACAAATGGTACAGGGGGTCAGCAGGTGCAAGCAGGGGCCCTAGAGTCCATAGAAGCAGCAAAGCGGTTAGCGAAACGACTCCGATCCAAGGGGCTGTCTGCCGCTATTATTGCCCCAAATTAA
- a CDS encoding AarF/ABC1/UbiB kinase family protein, translating to MTLADPTSQQSPSLPAAPSTADFPGVAVATETPSNLTSAIEFEAYDPAKIQQKFQGQIFRVLQRWITILWPFLLLFVRRWWDKRTPTSPKRQKRRAVQLRETLTALGPAFIKIGQALSTRPDILTGPFLEELSKLQDQLPAFSNDIAYRFIEEELGRPPQDLYAQLTPDPIAAASLGQVYKGQLHSGEWVAVKVQRPDLAEQVTLDIYILRGLAAWVQKNNKSIRSDLVGILDEFAGRLFEEVDYTQEGRNAERFAHLYEYLPEIYIPKIYWEYTNRRVLTMEWITGTKLNQPEKIQAQGIDARHLIDVGVNCSLRQLLEHGFFHADPHPGNLLATPDGKLAYLDFGMMSEIKLEQRYGLINAIVHIINREFEALAHDYVHLGFLTPETNLEPIIPALGVVFNNALGASVAELNIQSIFDQLSEIMYEYPFRVPSYYALIVRSLLTMEGIAIGVDKEFKVLSAAYPYVAKRILTDPAPELRESLKDLLFKENSFRWNRLENLMKNARSNFDYDLSGSLDQALDYLFSERGELIRDRMAQELVNGIDAFGQTTWHGLTAKFREQMGWEVDEASVADLEANFGHIQRIFGLLQETPGFDPVKLASVVPPLLIKPETQALGQQIATGLLQKALARIIREFLLPESSDSANGARSMPPAPLSPLAKAS from the coding sequence ATGACCTTGGCTGACCCGACATCCCAGCAGTCCCCATCTCTGCCCGCTGCCCCATCGACGGCAGATTTTCCTGGGGTAGCCGTGGCCACTGAAACCCCCTCGAACCTCACCTCTGCCATAGAATTTGAGGCTTACGATCCAGCTAAGATTCAGCAAAAATTCCAAGGTCAGATTTTTCGAGTTCTCCAGCGATGGATTACCATCCTATGGCCTTTTCTCTTGCTTTTTGTCCGGCGTTGGTGGGATAAGCGAACACCGACTTCTCCGAAACGGCAAAAACGACGGGCTGTGCAGTTGAGGGAAACGCTAACAGCCTTAGGTCCAGCCTTTATCAAAATTGGCCAAGCCTTATCGACACGCCCTGATATTCTGACTGGACCATTTTTAGAAGAATTATCCAAACTTCAGGACCAGCTGCCGGCTTTTTCAAACGATATTGCCTATCGATTTATCGAAGAAGAACTCGGTCGTCCGCCCCAAGACCTGTATGCCCAATTAACCCCAGACCCCATTGCGGCTGCCTCCCTGGGGCAAGTCTACAAGGGGCAATTGCACTCTGGAGAATGGGTGGCAGTTAAAGTCCAGCGCCCTGATCTAGCGGAGCAGGTGACCCTCGACATCTATATCTTGAGGGGCTTAGCCGCCTGGGTGCAAAAGAATAATAAATCCATCCGCAGCGACTTAGTCGGCATTCTTGATGAATTTGCGGGACGCCTCTTCGAAGAAGTTGACTATACCCAGGAAGGTCGCAATGCTGAGCGATTTGCCCATCTGTATGAGTATCTTCCTGAGATCTATATCCCCAAAATTTATTGGGAATATACCAATCGTCGGGTCCTAACCATGGAGTGGATCACGGGGACAAAGCTCAATCAACCTGAGAAGATTCAGGCCCAGGGCATTGATGCTCGTCACCTGATCGATGTCGGCGTCAACTGCTCCTTGCGCCAGCTTCTAGAGCATGGCTTTTTCCATGCTGATCCTCATCCGGGTAACTTGCTGGCCACGCCTGATGGCAAGTTGGCCTATCTCGATTTCGGCATGATGAGCGAAATCAAGCTTGAGCAACGTTATGGCCTTATTAACGCCATCGTCCACATCATTAATCGTGAATTTGAAGCCCTAGCCCATGACTATGTGCACCTAGGCTTCCTAACTCCAGAAACGAATTTAGAGCCTATTATTCCGGCTTTGGGAGTGGTCTTTAACAACGCCCTAGGGGCTAGCGTTGCAGAACTCAATATTCAGAGCATTTTTGATCAGCTGTCTGAAATTATGTACGAGTACCCGTTTCGGGTGCCTTCCTACTACGCCCTGATTGTGCGCTCCTTACTCACCATGGAAGGGATTGCTATTGGGGTTGATAAAGAATTTAAGGTCTTGAGCGCAGCCTATCCCTACGTTGCCAAGCGTATTCTGACGGATCCCGCTCCTGAACTCCGGGAAAGTTTGAAAGACTTACTGTTTAAGGAAAACAGTTTTCGTTGGAACCGCCTCGAAAACTTGATGAAAAATGCCCGTAGCAACTTTGATTATGATCTCAGTGGCTCTCTGGACCAAGCACTCGATTACCTGTTCTCGGAACGGGGGGAACTGATCCGCGATCGGATGGCTCAAGAACTCGTCAATGGTATCGATGCCTTTGGACAGACCACTTGGCATGGGTTGACGGCTAAATTCCGAGAGCAAATGGGATGGGAGGTCGATGAAGCATCGGTGGCGGACTTAGAAGCTAATTTTGGTCATATCCAACGTATTTTTGGACTATTGCAAGAGACGCCTGGTTTTGACCCTGTCAAGCTCGCCAGCGTGGTTCCTCCTTTGTTGATTAAGCCTGAAACCCAAGCCCTAGGCCAACAAATTGCTACAGGTCTTCTACAAAAAGCACTGGCCAGGATTATTCGAGAATTTCTATTGCCTGAATCGAGTGACTCTGCCAATGGAGCCAGGTCTATGCCACCCGCGCCCCTTTCTCCCTTAGCTAAGGCAAGTTAG
- a CDS encoding adenosylcobalamin-dependent ribonucleoside-diphosphate reductase, translated as MVATQFSTTELSESQKAVLQKYLIEDEVSWEDVVHRVAAYVASAESTPEQQRYWQEKFLSILQPMKFVPGGSILANSNHGTRGLLNCFVLSTEDHIHDITKLVSDAVLTTKFRGGVGINIGVEGTKGYIRHKGAPFQDGKALGPCAVLDMVSENSKKITTGNKARRGAFLFSMNWKHPDIWEFIQAKTQSTIDANFAKSMIEQLAQIAQQDGLSQKNQEKLKALHNEVGTAWVETHLNPEGKRDRRWHNANISVQLDDEFFAKLDQGDEEANKLWQTMAENAHATADPGLLLIDNAKRRSPIRDFVTCTNPCGEIFLPPNSACNLGSLVLTKFVSRNQEGKVEINWDDLAETVRIAIRFLDNVLDVSEFATPDQKHNVRDVFRQLGLGIMGWADYLKLARIPYDSAQHLAEIDRWGSLIADHAYRASEAIAAEKGACGVWDQIKDIPTGNPFERWVDSEGNYHNGTEAHNSNRQDLTQVPRRNSTVLSIAPTGSIAQLAACSWAFEPDFGLTLWKQVFVDASQSKQNWVQILNPYLDELDLPEADAEIVKQTGSLNDTDYGKQHPEIALSFKIAREIPPGWHILVQSKWQSWIDSSISKTINLPAHATVDEIKQIYRLAAKAGLKGVTIYRSGTLDSEPIKVGNSEKDS; from the coding sequence ATGGTTGCCACTCAATTTTCAACAACTGAACTCAGTGAATCCCAAAAAGCGGTTTTACAGAAATACCTAATCGAAGACGAAGTGTCTTGGGAAGATGTAGTTCACCGAGTAGCAGCCTATGTTGCCAGCGCGGAATCTACCCCTGAGCAGCAACGCTATTGGCAAGAGAAATTCCTGTCGATTTTGCAACCCATGAAGTTTGTGCCCGGTGGGTCTATCTTGGCCAACAGTAACCATGGCACTCGCGGATTGTTGAATTGCTTTGTCCTCTCTACCGAAGATCATATTCACGACATCACCAAATTGGTCTCAGATGCAGTGTTAACCACCAAATTCAGAGGTGGGGTCGGAATCAATATCGGTGTAGAAGGGACAAAGGGATACATTCGACACAAAGGCGCACCCTTCCAAGATGGGAAAGCACTGGGTCCTTGCGCTGTCTTAGATATGGTGTCAGAGAATTCCAAAAAAATTACGACAGGCAATAAGGCTCGTAGGGGTGCATTTCTATTTTCCATGAACTGGAAACACCCTGATATTTGGGAATTCATTCAAGCTAAAACCCAGTCGACCATTGATGCCAATTTTGCCAAGTCAATGATTGAGCAATTAGCCCAAATTGCTCAACAGGATGGACTCTCTCAAAAAAATCAAGAGAAGCTCAAAGCCTTGCATAATGAGGTCGGCACGGCTTGGGTAGAAACCCATTTAAATCCAGAAGGGAAACGCGATCGCAGATGGCATAACGCCAATATTTCTGTCCAGCTTGACGATGAGTTCTTTGCCAAGCTCGATCAAGGCGATGAAGAAGCCAACAAGCTCTGGCAGACCATGGCCGAAAATGCCCATGCAACGGCAGACCCTGGCTTACTGCTCATCGACAATGCCAAGCGTCGCAGTCCTATTCGCGACTTTGTCACTTGCACGAATCCATGCGGAGAGATCTTCCTGCCGCCCAACTCTGCCTGTAACCTTGGCTCCCTGGTTCTAACAAAATTTGTCAGTCGCAATCAGGAGGGCAAGGTTGAAATTAATTGGGATGACTTAGCCGAAACGGTTAGAATCGCGATTCGCTTCCTCGACAACGTTCTGGATGTATCTGAATTTGCGACCCCAGATCAAAAGCATAATGTCCGTGATGTCTTTCGCCAGTTGGGCTTAGGCATTATGGGGTGGGCCGATTACTTGAAATTAGCTCGGATCCCCTATGATTCAGCCCAGCACCTCGCAGAAATTGATCGCTGGGGCAGTTTGATTGCGGATCATGCCTATCGAGCCTCGGAAGCAATCGCAGCCGAAAAAGGAGCTTGTGGTGTCTGGGATCAAATTAAAGACATCCCAACGGGTAATCCTTTCGAGCGGTGGGTGGATAGTGAAGGTAACTACCATAACGGCACAGAAGCCCACAATAGCAATCGCCAAGATTTGACCCAGGTGCCTCGCCGAAATTCTACGGTGCTATCGATCGCACCAACGGGAAGTATTGCTCAATTGGCAGCCTGTTCCTGGGCATTTGAACCTGACTTTGGATTGACCCTATGGAAGCAAGTGTTTGTTGATGCCTCTCAGAGCAAACAAAATTGGGTACAAATTCTCAATCCTTATTTAGATGAATTGGACCTACCGGAAGCAGATGCTGAAATTGTCAAACAAACAGGATCCCTTAACGATACCGACTATGGTAAACAGCATCCAGAGATTGCCCTTAGCTTCAAGATTGCCCGGGAAATTCCACCGGGCTGGCACATCCTAGTTCAGTCCAAATGGCAAAGCTGGATTGATTCTTCAATTTCTAAGACAATCAATCTCCCAGCCCATGCCACGGTAGATGAAATTAAGCAGATCTATCGGTTAGCAGCAAAAGCAGGGCTAAAAGGTGTCACCATCTATCGGTCCGGCACCTTAGATTCTGAACCCATTAAGGTCGGCAATAGCGAGAAAGACTCCTAG
- a CDS encoding ribonucleotide reductase: MTQTDDLLGLMDSFPDAFEQVQSATGMADIAAKTPDVDPALAPQLQQLIAEFPSAFMDPVTNLGGEDSQSELVNEDSALAETAIEEAVTIAVDTPPTATSVNPLPLAQPGTYSHALTRQISTMTWGQVELYLTYGDSGLQSMWVTVGKSGTEVQSLCEAIVRLINLLLANQIPIPDIARQIRGIRGADSEGLGPNRILGLADLIGKVLQEAPESLAPTQPTDRQEEAVQTLANNGNGSSNGTQVVTLMPTDTWTTIADHDHEASICPECGAELHQVNGCSGGACVVCGYSSCS; this comes from the coding sequence ATGACTCAAACAGATGATTTATTAGGCTTAATGGATAGCTTTCCAGATGCCTTTGAACAGGTGCAGTCTGCTACAGGAATGGCTGACATTGCAGCTAAAACTCCTGATGTTGACCCCGCATTGGCCCCTCAATTACAACAGCTAATTGCTGAATTTCCCAGTGCTTTTATGGATCCCGTGACCAATCTAGGTGGGGAAGATAGCCAGTCTGAACTGGTAAATGAAGATTCAGCCCTTGCAGAAACTGCCATTGAAGAAGCGGTGACTATTGCTGTGGATACCCCTCCAACGGCTACATCCGTTAATCCTCTGCCGTTGGCTCAGCCAGGAACCTATTCCCATGCACTCACACGGCAAATATCTACGATGACCTGGGGGCAGGTGGAGCTATACCTGACCTATGGGGATAGCGGATTACAATCGATGTGGGTCACTGTGGGCAAGTCAGGGACCGAGGTGCAGTCGCTTTGCGAAGCGATTGTACGTTTGATCAACCTATTACTTGCAAACCAAATCCCTATTCCTGACATTGCTCGCCAGATTCGCGGCATTCGAGGAGCAGATTCAGAAGGATTAGGTCCCAATCGCATCCTAGGATTAGCAGATTTAATCGGTAAGGTATTGCAGGAAGCTCCCGAAAGCTTAGCACCTACACAGCCCACAGACAGGCAAGAAGAAGCTGTACAAACCCTTGCCAATAATGGTAACGGCAGTAGCAATGGCACCCAAGTGGTTACCTTAATGCCCACAGACACGTGGACCACAATTGCCGACCATGATCATGAGGCTTCTATTTGCCCTGAGTGTGGAGCAGAACTCCATCAAGTAAATGGGTGTTCTGGAGGTGCCTGTGTTGTCTGTGGATACAGTAGCTGTAGCTAA
- a CDS encoding HAD family hydrolase, translating into MTGVPPFTLPRSTLDATQTVVQDDWPGSPIASQLTIFCDLDGPLIDVSQRYYRTYQLALAETQAYIQAQGEALSLIPLSLDQFWSMKQSKRPDIEIAHLSGLSDNYIDFFMQQVQAIVNQPLLLHEDRLQPGVHEALEQLLNQGAQLAVVTLRCQSQVDQVLHQHHLTRYFRLIRGTDDAKAAYKNYAVCKQALIQDAINAMGLTNHQQIWMIGDTEADVLAAQAMKIKTVALTCGMRNYAFLSSLRPTSIQSNLPTATQLICNLAVASQS; encoded by the coding sequence ATGACAGGTGTGCCACCCTTTACCCTTCCTAGATCAACATTAGATGCCACACAAACTGTAGTGCAAGATGACTGGCCTGGATCTCCAATAGCTTCACAACTCACCATCTTTTGTGATCTGGATGGTCCTCTGATTGATGTCTCTCAACGGTATTACAGAACCTATCAGCTTGCCCTCGCAGAGACCCAAGCGTATATTCAGGCCCAAGGAGAAGCTTTATCACTTATACCCCTGAGTCTTGATCAGTTTTGGAGCATGAAGCAATCGAAGCGACCGGATATCGAGATTGCCCACTTGTCTGGGCTCTCCGATAACTATATCGATTTCTTTATGCAGCAGGTTCAAGCTATCGTGAATCAGCCTTTGTTGCTGCACGAGGACCGCTTGCAGCCTGGTGTTCATGAAGCTCTAGAGCAGCTTCTGAATCAAGGTGCACAACTGGCTGTCGTCACTCTCCGCTGTCAATCTCAAGTCGACCAAGTATTGCATCAGCACCATTTAACACGCTACTTCCGGTTGATTCGAGGGACTGATGATGCTAAGGCTGCCTACAAGAACTATGCCGTCTGCAAACAAGCTTTAATCCAAGATGCAATTAATGCCATGGGACTCACCAATCACCAACAAATCTGGATGATTGGCGATACGGAAGCAGATGTGTTGGCAGCCCAAGCCATGAAGATTAAAACGGTTGCGTTGACCTGTGGGATGCGTAACTATGCCTTCCTAAGCAGTCTGAGACCGACTAGCATCCAGAGTAATTTGCCGACTGCAACTCAATTGATTTGTAATCTGGCAGTAGCATCTCAATCTTAG
- a CDS encoding FAD-binding oxidoreductase, whose protein sequence is MPSTADLLATLPAPFLANLQQADRRWSQLRQGPPAQVPTVVQESPDRLGAVDWDVVICGGTLGVMIGTTLALRGWRVLILERGILKGREQEWNISRAELSVLVELELLTEAQLEVAIASEFNPNRIQFMGGPAVWVQDVLNVGIDPVFLLDTLKARFLEAGGHLQEQTAFSHVVVHPDGVAIQTDTTLTARLMLDVMGHFSPVAAQARQGQTPAGVCLVVGTCAEGLPARETGDLLVSFTPIEDRCQYFWEAFPARDGRTTYMFTYADLHPQRPSLEHVFHHYLERLPEYQDTDLAEVKILRALFGMFPSYEQSPLQYPWDRIMPMGDSSGSQSPLSFGGFGAMIRHLRRLDAGIHEALSADALETKDLNLLQPYQPNLSVTWLFQQSMRAPADRDLNPHQINQLLKVVFQEMEKLGDPVLKPFLQDIVQFPALSQTLLQISLRHPQLTPKILGHVGLGALFKWMPHYMSLGLYNELHRLIPALKQWSQTLSPKQQYYWQRRFDGWTYGTGHDYE, encoded by the coding sequence ATGCCCTCGACTGCTGATTTACTAGCAACCCTACCCGCGCCATTTTTGGCCAATTTGCAACAGGCCGATCGTCGCTGGAGTCAACTGCGCCAAGGTCCTCCTGCCCAGGTTCCCACTGTCGTCCAAGAAAGTCCTGACCGTCTAGGCGCTGTGGACTGGGATGTCGTGATTTGTGGCGGCACCTTAGGCGTCATGATTGGCACCACCCTGGCTTTACGAGGTTGGCGAGTCTTAATTCTAGAGCGAGGCATTCTCAAGGGACGCGAACAGGAATGGAATATTTCCAGAGCTGAGCTGTCGGTTTTAGTGGAGCTAGAGCTGCTGACCGAAGCGCAACTGGAAGTCGCTATCGCCAGTGAATTTAATCCCAATCGTATTCAGTTTATGGGGGGACCTGCTGTTTGGGTTCAAGATGTCCTCAACGTTGGGATTGACCCCGTCTTTTTATTGGACACACTGAAAGCCCGATTTCTAGAAGCTGGAGGTCATCTACAAGAACAGACTGCCTTCTCCCATGTTGTGGTTCACCCCGATGGGGTTGCGATTCAAACAGACACGACCCTAACGGCCCGACTGATGCTGGACGTGATGGGGCATTTCTCTCCCGTTGCAGCTCAGGCTCGTCAAGGGCAAACCCCTGCCGGTGTCTGCTTGGTGGTCGGCACTTGTGCGGAAGGATTACCGGCCCGAGAAACCGGGGATTTGTTGGTATCTTTCACCCCTATTGAAGATCGGTGTCAGTATTTTTGGGAAGCCTTTCCAGCCCGAGATGGCCGCACGACCTATATGTTTACCTATGCCGATCTCCATCCCCAGCGCCCCAGTTTAGAGCATGTGTTTCACCATTACCTGGAACGGCTTCCCGAGTACCAAGATACTGATCTGGCAGAAGTCAAAATCCTGCGGGCCTTATTTGGCATGTTTCCCAGCTATGAACAAAGTCCGCTCCAGTACCCGTGGGACCGAATTATGCCAATGGGGGACAGTAGCGGTAGTCAATCGCCCCTCAGCTTTGGTGGATTTGGAGCCATGATTCGGCATCTGCGTCGTCTCGATGCAGGCATCCATGAAGCCCTCAGTGCCGATGCTCTAGAGACAAAGGATCTCAACCTATTGCAACCCTATCAGCCGAACCTATCTGTAACCTGGCTGTTTCAGCAATCCATGCGGGCTCCCGCCGATCGCGATCTGAATCCCCACCAAATCAATCAGCTTCTCAAGGTCGTTTTCCAGGAAATGGAGAAACTCGGAGACCCTGTCCTCAAGCCTTTTCTCCAAGATATTGTCCAGTTCCCTGCTTTATCCCAAACTTTGTTACAAATCTCACTGCGTCATCCGCAACTGACCCCTAAAATTTTGGGGCATGTGGGTTTAGGAGCTTTATTCAAGTGGATGCCCCATTACATGAGCTTGGGACTATATAACGAGCTGCATCGCCTGATCCCTGCCTTGAAGCAGTGGAGTCAAACCCTCAGTCCGAAACAACAATACTATTGGCAACGTCGATTTGATGGATGGACCTATGGGACTGGGCACGATTATGAGTAA